A section of the Pan paniscus chromosome 7, NHGRI_mPanPan1-v2.0_pri, whole genome shotgun sequence genome encodes:
- the LOC117981397 gene encoding neuronal regeneration-related protein-like: MVYYPELSVWVSQEPFPNKDTEGRFPKGRLPVPKEVNRKKNNETNAAALTPLGSSEVRSSRISYLYFLKS, translated from the coding sequence ATGGTTTATTACCCAGAACTCTCTGTCTGGGTCAGTCAAGAACCATTTCCAAACAAGGACACGGAGGGAAGGTTTCCTAAGGGAAGACTTCCTGTCCCAAAGGAAGTGAACCGCAAGAAGAACAATGAGACAAACGCTGCCGCCCTGACTCCACTGGGCAGCAGTGAAGTCCGCTCCTCAAGAATCAGTTacctctactttttaaaatcctaa